In the Pongo abelii isolate AG06213 chromosome 18, NHGRI_mPonAbe1-v2.0_pri, whole genome shotgun sequence genome, GAGAGGgccaggggctgcatgcactttCTCCCTGAGCTCCTCCTGCCCCCCCACTCCAGGCTCTGAGACAGCCCAGGACTTCTCGCCCATGTTCTTTGGCCAAGACCAGAGCTTCCACGAGCTCTTCTGTGTGGGCATCCAGCTGTTGAATAAGACCTGGAAGGAGATGCGGGCTACACAGGAGGACTTCGACaaggtgggtggggtgggagctGGGAGGCCTGGGCCAGGGCAGGGGGCTGATCTGGGTACAGAGCTTAGGCCCTGAGCTGAGCTTGGGCGGCCCCAGGTCATGCAGGTGGTGCGGGAGCAGCTGGCCCGCACCCTGGCCCTGAAGCCCACCTCCCTGGAGCTCTTCCGAACCAAGGTGAATGCGCTCAGTTACGGGGAGGTGCTGCGGCTGCGGCAGACTGAACGGCTGCACCAGGAGGGCACACTGGCTCCCCCTATACTGTGAGTCTGGGGGGATGGATCCTCAGTCCTAGCCCCACCTTCCCTGGTGCCCCCTGGGCTACTCCCCAGGTCAGATGTGCTCAGTGACACCCCTCTATCAGGGAGCTGCGGGAGAAGCTGAAGCCAGAGCTCATGGGCCTGATCCGCCAGCAGCGCTTGCTCCGCCTCTGTGAGGGGACGCTCTTCCGCAAGATCAGCAGCCGGCGGCGCCAGGGTCTCTGAGTGGGCATGCGCGGGGGGCAGAGGGCAGGCAGAGGGCGGCTGGCTTGGTGTCAGGACCTCTCAGCACTCCGgccctcttccctttctccacacaGATAAGCTGTGGTTCTGCTGCCTGTCCCCCAACCACAAGCTGCTGCAGTACGGAGACATGGAGGAGGGCGCCAGCCCGCCTACCCTGGAGAGTCTGCCCGAGCAACGTAAGGCAGGCAGGGGCGGGGGCCAGACACCTGCTCTCCCCAGACCGCCTTGGGCCCCGGGGCTGCCAGGACTGCAGTGCTCAGCCCAGCCTTCTTCCTGCAGTCCCTGTGGCCGACATGAGGGCACTCCTGACAGGCAAGGACTGCCCCCATGTCCGGGAGAAAGGCTCCGGGAAGCAGAACAAGGTGAGTACAGTGGGCCGGGGGCTCCTTCCCGCCCGCCCCCACCTGCCCTGTCCCCTGCTCAGTGTCCCCGCTCCCTTGCTTTCCCAGGACCTCTATGAGTTGGCCTTCTCGATCAGCTATGACCGTGGGGAGGAGGAGGCATACCTCAACTTCATTGCCCCCTCCAAGCGGGAGGTGAGTGTCCGCCAGGCTGAGGTCGGCAGGTGGGCAGGGGAGGCAGATGGGCAGACCCTCACGGCTCTGTGCCACCCCCAGTTCTACCTGTGGACAGACGGGCTCAGTGCCTTGCTGGGCAGTCCCATGGGCAGCGAGCAGACACGGCTGGACCTGGAGCAGCTGCTGACCATGGAGACCAAGCTGCGTCTGCTGGAGCTGGAGAACGTGCCCATCCCCGAGCGGCCACCCcctgtgcccccaccccccaccaactTCAACTTCTGCTATGACTGCAGCATCGCCGAACCTTGACAGTGTGGCTGGCCACGGGCCACAGCTGCGGCCACTGCAGCAGCCATAAAGGGCAGTGGGTAGAGGAGTGCAGGCACCCTGACCAGCAGAGATTGCTGCAGAAATAAAGTCTGCTTCGTTCTTGGGATATGTTGAGCCAGCTCTGACCCTTGCAGGCTGAGCCTGTGACAGTGACAGTCTTCCCCTTCTGCCTTCAAACTTAGCTGGTGGATAAGATGGGGCATCAGGCCAGGCCACAAACTTTGACAGCTACGGTTGAGGGGCTGGTGTTCtgaagggggtggggagaggctggGATTGCTGCCTTTCTCCAAGATGAGTCCTCAGCCTCCCTCCATGCTGGGCCTGCGGGGAGGGTTGGCCTGTGGTCTGGGGGTACCTGCCAAGGGAGAGACTGAGCTGCTGGCCTGCTGCAGGAGAACTGGCAGGGTAGGAGGCACTGCCCCAAATGGATGCCTTCCTGGACAGCGTTAACAGGGGCGTAGTCTGGGAGCTATCTCTAGAAGGCTCCTGACAGGCTGACCTCAGTCCTCAAGCTTGCATGGCCCTGCCTGGTGTCCTTTGTAGGACTTGGAGTTCTCTGGTGAGAGGCATGAAGGGAAAGAGGCAGAAGGGCAGGGTCAGGATCCCCATGCTGGTAGGAGGATGTGGGCTGATTCCAACAAGAGCCACTTCTGTGCAGGAAGCCCCGGATTCTGATTAAAACCTAACTCAGGGCCGggcttggctcacacctgtaatcccagcactgtgggaggctgaggcagtccgatcacctgaggtcaggagttcaagaccagcctcggcaatatggtgaaaccccgcctctactaaaaatataacaattagctgggtgtggtggtgcacacctgtaatcccagctactcgggaggctgaggcaggagaatcgcttgaacctgggaggcggaggttgcactgagctgagattgcaccactgcactccagcctgagcgacagaatgagactccatctcaaaaaacaaattaaaaacctaaCTCAGTACCATGGGTAGGGTGGGGGCCATAGACAGGCCAGAGCCCCTGGGGGCAGAAGCAGCGAGGAGTATTGGGCCCAGCTGGAGGTTTGGTCACAGGGGCAGAGGCTGTGATCACAGACCCCAAGCCCTTGAGGAAAGAAGAGCCTATCAGTCTGTGGAGCTCACAGGATAGGCTGAAGCCACTGCCCCTCAGACTTCCCCCTGCCATTCACCTCTTCTCTCCCCAGTGCCACctccaatatctttttttttttctttttcttctttctcttttttttttttttttgagatggagtttcactcttattgcccaggctggagtgcaatggtgtgatcttggctcactgcaacctctgcctcccaggttcaagcaattctcctgccttagcctcccaagtagctgggattataggcatgcgccaccatgcctggctaaattttttgtatttagtagagacagggtttcaccatgttagtcaggctggtctctaactcctgacttcaagtgagccacccgcctcggcctcccaaagtgctgggattacaggcatgagccaccgcacctggctccaatactgttttttttttttttttttttttttgagatgaagttttgctcttgttgcccaggctggagtgcaatggcaccatcttggctcaccgtaccctctgcctcctgggttcaagcgattctcctgccttagcctcctgagtagctgggattacaggcatgcgccaccacgcccggctaattttgtattttttgtagagaaggggtttctccatgttggtcaggctggtctcgaactcccaacctcaggtgatctgcccacctcggcctcccaaaatgctgcgattacaggcgtgagccaccgtgcctggccccaataCTGTTTTTAACTGTTAACCATCAACCTGGCTGACCTTGAGAACTGATGAAACAGCACTTCCTTTGGAGAGTGTGCTGGAGGGCACTtgctccccctcccccagctaAGCTGCAGATCTTTGGGCATCCAGGGCCCACCATGCCCATGCCTAAGGACTTCCCACCACAAATGGAGCAGTCAGCCATTGAGTTATAGGTGGAAATGGGGGGCAGGGACCCCTGATGCTGTCGGTCTCCCTGTAACTGTCAATTATTCCTTCTTAATGTCTCCAGTCCCTTATGCATGCCACCATCATAGCAACAGCCTCCTGACTTCTGGCCTCCTGTCTTGCACTTCCAATCCTCTCAATACCAGCTACCCCAACTGCTTTCTCTGACATAAATCtgatcatacacacacacacaaacatcccATATATTTGATGTCACCCTATCCATGTCCATGGGTTAATGGCCACAGTTTCCATAGCTGAGCCTGAGTTGAGCCAGGTGAGTCTCAGACATACCATGGTTTAGCCCTTCCACCTGAGCACCTGTGGCTTGCAGGGTTCTCGATGCTTGGTCTGAGCTGGCATCCTTCCTGCCTAGACTACCCCCTCAGTGCCAGCTCTGGTCTGCCTGTGTGCGCCCCCACAGTGCCTTCTACCTGGATCACccccttcttttcttctggcCATTTTCATTGCCCTGATTCCTTCCTGGACCCTCCAAGCCCAATTTGTTGCTCCCTGGGCTCTGGTCCCAGGTGCTTGTCTCTCTCTTCACCCGCACCCTGCACGCTGGACTGTCCCTGCTAGCTGGCTTCTCTGTCTCCCCAGCTGGCCCTGGGGCTGGGAGAGCTTTGGCCCCTCTGAATCCGCACATAAAGCACAGTCCCTGCAGGTACTGGGGGAGCCCTGGCTCGCTGCTACAACCAGTGAACAGGGATATGGACGAGGTGCGGGGACACACCAAGGGCCAGACCTGCCATGGAGAAGTCACCAGCACCATTGAGGGGGCTGGATTAGGTGACCTCTAGTGACCCTCTCACCCAGAGATGCTGgcctctttcattcttttcctcttaTTTCCCCCTCAGGACAGCCTCATTGACTCAGGCATCATTCATCAGTTGTTCCTGGAATCTGGCTGGGACAAGCGCACAGCTTGTGCCTTTGCCTCAGGGCACACCCAGGCCTGCAGGGTCTCCTACTGTGTGGGGAAGATGCTAGGAGCCCCTGTGGGGCTGTGGGCCAGGCCTGAGGAAGGAGCGTGCCTTGGGGTTTTCTCCGCCTGCCCCAGGGCCACTTCAGCTGAAGTTGGGAGGGGACGGGCCCTTTAGTCTGAGAACTTAAGACAAGGAGGTACTATCTGGAATGTTTAATCTTAGGATTTACAGCACAGACCTGGGCTCAGCTGCTGAAGCTCAGTGCACACAGGGTGCTGGGAGAGTCCCACAGGAGTAGGTGGAGCCCAGCCTTAGGTCTGAGAGGAGGGCAGGCAAGAGGCAGAGGCTCTGCTCCTCCCAGCACCAGACCCTGCCAGCTGGGGGCCTGGCCTCCCACCTAGGGCTTGGCCAGAGAGCAGGAGCCTGTGGCAGCAACATGTAGGTAGCATTTCCAGGGGCCTGTGGCAACGACGTGTAGCTGGAAGAGGCTACTGCCAGGTGGTGTGGCAGGATGTTCCCTCTGGGCTGCCCTGGATGGGCCCCACCCCCAGTCCTAGAGGGTCTGCAGTAGAGGGAGGCAAGAAGCAACCCAGGTCAAGGCCAGGGTTGGAGACTGGGGGAGTCAAGGAGGCTGTGCTGCAGGGCTGGTTACTGACCCGGCCTCAGAGTGTTAGGGTCAGGTCAGCCCCTCCCACGAAGCGGGACTGGACGCAGGACACCTGGGGCAGCTGGGCTTGGAAGCGTCTGACGGCGGCCATGTTGATGCCAGGGCACATGGCCACATCCAACACCCGGAGCTGCCTGCACGCCTGCCCAATGGCATCCAGTGTCCTGTGGGGAGGCCACCTGATGAGTGCCTGGCCCGGCGTGGgacccagcccagcccctgcaCCGTGGCTCCATCTGCCCAGTGTCATCGGACACACTTACTGCTCTGTGAGCTGACTGCAGCTGGACAGATTGAGATGCTGCAGCCTCGGCCAGGAGCTGGCTGCCTGGGCCCAGCCCTTGTCACTGAGGCGGCTGCAGTGACTCAGCGCCAAGTGCTCCAGGCTAGGACAGCCCCTGGCCACAACCACCAAGCCGTTGTCTGTGAGTTCTGGCAACAGGCTAAGGGACAGCTGCCTCAGCTGGGGAAACTGGAGCACCTATCAGGATGGAGCAGGTGGGGGAGAGGTAAATGCCACTGGAGCCCACAGCCTTGGCCTTTccagatcctcccaccccagccaggGCGTGACTAGAGGCAGCAGAAGCCAATGAAAAAGGAACTCCAAGGTCAACTTTTTTCCAAGCAAAAAGTGGGTTGGCCCAGACCCCTGACTTCAGCCCCAAGATCCTCAGCCTACCCgcacccccagccccacacctTGGCTAAACTGGCATCGGTCAGCTTGCTGCAGGCTGTGAGGTCCAACTCCTGCAGGGCCCGCAGCATGAGCAGGGAGGGGCCCTGTGGCTCGGGACAGGGGTCCTTGGTACCTGAGGCCTGATGCTCCAGCTCTGGGCGTGACTGTGGGAAGAAGCCCTTGCTTCTCAGGTTCCTCCTGAGTTTGCCCTTAAATACTCCTACAGAGACTTGGGAGGGGCAGGAGGGCAGCTGAGCCCAGGGGCCACCCCGTCCTCCAAGACCTTGAGGGTCCCGCACCTGGTTCCCCTGCACAGGCTCCCCCAGCCCCAGAAGCCCCCAGTCACAGAGCTCCCTGCACCAAGCCAGGCGCAGGACTGAGAGGTGGGTGAGATAGGTGCAGATGGCCTGCAGGGTCCGGTTGGTGAGGGCCACACAGGAGGACAGGTCTAGCACCCTGAGGCTCAGGCCCAGCGCTGGGATCATGGAGAGCACTGAGGCATCctaggagggaggaagggaggagacagGATGGAGCAGCAGCTGGTTGCCTATGCCACTTGGCCTGGCAGGGGTAGCTAGGAAGGGTCTGTTCAAGGTTCTCACCCCACAGGCAGGAGGGAGCTACCAGAGGGTCCAAGGAAGGAAGCAACATGGTTCCTGTGCTGGTAGTGAAAGGTGGGGGTGGACGGGGTGGGCCATGGGGGTTGCCACAGGAAAAAGGCCTGGACTGTGGCTGGGGCAGGAAGGATGCAGGTGGCAAGGCCTAGGGTGGCCACCCTGCCTATGCTCCCAGCCCCTGCCAAAAAAGTGAATGAGGCTGCCTCAGACCACAGCTCACAACTGGACCAGCCAGTTGACCCTGCTAAGCCAATCGGAGTTGCTCCCTCTAGAGCTGGACACAGAACAATGAGATGTAGGTAGAGCTGCCAGCTGCCAGGGCAGTTAGGGACGGGGAGCAGGAGCTAAGGGCAGAGTAGAGGAGGCTGGTTTGTAGAGAGATGCACAGAGGGGAGCTTCAGGGACACAAGAACTTGAGGCCTGGAGGCAGCAGCTGAGAGGACACGGGGATGTTGTACCACATATCTGACATGCTTGGTGCCAAAGAGAAGGAGGAGTAAGGCCGGGAAGAGAGGCGCTTGGAGGGGAACAAGGTGGAGAGACGGTTTTTAGGTTGGGAATGCCCTGGTCAAATGGACAGGCTGAAGAAATAATCCACTAAAGAGGGACAGACTGACACTGCCAAGACAGGGGCGCCACCCAGAGGGACAGTGCTGAGCCCTGCTGAAGGTCCTGGCCTTGGCTAGGAAATGACCCTGCTGCTCCTGTCACATCACCTTCGCAGGCCCCGCCCAAGCACCTTCCTCAGtgctccttccctgccttccttgCCCTTGACCCCCTTTCTTCAGCCCGCCCAGCTCCAGAACACTCGTCTTCAGCGCCCCTCCCCAGACCGCAGCGGTCGCCACACACTTGACATGTGAGCTGTTGGCTGCCTCGTGGGCTGGGCCACCTTGGCCGCTTGGACCTCCTAGACCCAGAATGGGGGCTTTGGGGGGGCGTGCTGGCAGCAACAGTAGCTGTCTAGGCTCTTGCCCTCCTCCAGATTGGGTCCCAAGTTCATTTCTGACTGCCAATCATAGGCATGAACACTGGGGAGTCCCTCCCTGGTGCCAAAGGCCCCCCACCACCCCGCTTCCCCTCTCCCGCTGTCCTCAGCcctggagagaaaggaaggggatgATGGTGTGCTCACCTTCAATGAAGAACAGTGGGCCAGGCTGAGGGAGGCCAGCTGGGATGGAGCCCCGTGCACAGAGCTCAGGGCCTGGGCCAGTTCCCGCCCTCTCACCAGACAGCACTCGGCCATGTCGAGGCTCTGCAGCTCCTGCAGGCCACCCAGAGCTGTACATCCTGCGTCTGTCAGCCGCTGCAGCTTCCCCAGGCTCAGGCGCCGCAGGTGCCGCAGGCCACGGCTCACGGCCAAGAGCGCCCCATCAGTCAGTTCTGAGCAGCCACTGAGGTCCAGGGAGGTAAGGCCTGGTTGCTGGAAGCACAGGGTAGCCACAGCCTCTGTGGAGAGGTCCCGGCAGCTGTGCAGGCTCAGCTCCTGAAGCTGCAGCCCAGCTACCTGGCCCAGGGCCCGCAGGGCCTCGGGTGGCAAGCCAGTGCCACTCAGGTCCAGGGCACGCAGCCTGCCAGCCCGCTCTTGCACGAATCGCAGCAGGTTGCAGAAGGAGAACTGGGAGGGAGAGGAGTCTTGGGGGCCGATGGACCCTCGGGCTGGGCCTAGCTCGAAGGTGAGGTGGCAGTATGCCAAGGAGAGGCGCTCCAGGCTGGGGGCACAGCTGCTGAGCCGGTTGAAGCTGAGGTCAGCCAGGTCTCGCAGGCCAGCCAGGTTGAGCTCACGGAGGCCGCTCAAAGCCTGCCGGACGCTCTGTGCCATCTCGGGCTGAGCCAGCAGTGTGCCCGAGGTGAAGAGGCTATTGCAGCCACTGAGGTCAAGGACACACAGGGCTGGGCAGCCCAGGATCAGGGCCACAAAGGAGGCCTCTGTGGGACTGCCTCCACCCAGGGACAAGCTCTGCAGGTGTGGGCCCAGGTGGTAAGCAACAGATTGTAGCATCTGGTGTGAAGCTGGAGAGCCATCCAGGTTGGTCAGGCGGATGCAGCAGATGCCCTTGAGGCCCAGGCTCTTGATGGccgagagggaggcagaggacaCGGGGATGTTGTATCGCACATCTGTCTACGGAGCAGCAGCAGGCCTGGGGGTAGCcctctggcttcagagggtgctGGGCATTGGGTTTGGTGACAAGTCACTGACCAGAGGTTGAGGGCAGGTCAAGGAAGGGCCCTTCCACAATGGAGACCCACCATGGTGTGTGGTGTCATGTGTGGTCAAGTTGGGTATGGGTAGGAAGTGGGAGCTGGGGTTCAAAGGAGATGACCatcagaggaagacaggaaggttAGTGATGGACAGGACGGGATACTGAGGGAGGGGTAGGGACAGTGGGGAGTTGGCATGCTGAGCACAGGAGGGCTGAGATGGGACCTAGAGGAAACCCAGTGAAGTCCCCAGGGTGTGGGATGGCAAAGTATGCCAGACTCCAACCTTTGGGACTTTCAGAAGGAGGCCCTGAGATCCATGGACTCAGCCTCCTACTCCAGGGACTTGGCATGAGCTAAGCAGCCAGGCTCCCCCACTTTCTAGAGAGTGTAGCCCTCCGAAGAGTGGAAGGCAATAGAAGTGAGGTAGGTGTCACTCACCACAACCCTCTATGGCCCAGGTGCCAGAGGTCTGGGGCAGGAAGTGAGGCCTAAGTCCCCTGGTGGCCTGAGAGAGCCTGTCACATGAATGTTTGCAAAAATGTGTTCTGTGTGTAAGCaaaaatgtgtgcatgtgcatatatgtgtgtgtgcatgtatgtgcatgtgtgtgtgtgtgcatgtgcgtgtgtgtgtgcatgaacaCGTGGAGCTGCCTGGTATTGGGCCCTGGATGCTCCAGAGTTCAAGATGTGCTTGTGATCCCTGCAGCATATCTCTGGAGGGGACATCTATCTGTCAAGGTAAGGACGCTGAAGCCTCCCATTTCCGTGGGTGGGAGCTAACAGAACACACCTCACCCGTGCCAAGGAAGTTGAGCTGGCTGTGCGTAGAGGAACAGGGGAGTGAGAATGGGGAGTGCACAGCTGGAGTCGGGTGGGACCCAAGAGAAAAGCTCAGGGCTACATAGTGGGAATAAGTTGGCTTGTGCAGGCATTTAGGAGCTCCCAGCTAAGGAGATATCTTCAAAGAACTTTTCCTGATATTGCACTGGAGTGAGCCAAAGGGAAATCGGTATAATTTGTGTGGAATAGATctctggggagagggagaagagggctTGGATTCTAAAATCCTTGCCCCATCTCCCTACCTCTTGGCCATGTTGCAGGCATGTGGTACTCAAAGAGGGCTCTTGTTTGAATCAACATGGTCCTGATGCAGGAAAGAATGCTCCCCTAAACCTGTCGTCAGTAACTGCAAAAACAAGCTGCTATTCCCTGCTGGTACCCCACAGACCATCATCAAAAGGGAatcaaagccaggcacagtggctcctgcctgtaatcccagcactttgggaggctgaggcgggtggatcacttgaggtcaagagtttgagaccagcctggccaacatggtgaaaccccatcctactaaaagtacagaaattaggctgggcgtggtggctcacacctgtaatcccagcactctgggaggccaaagtgcctcccagatcatgaggtcaggagatcgagaccatcctggctaacatggtgaaaccccatctctactaagaatacaaaaaaattagccgggcatggtggtgggcatctgtagtcccagctacttgggaggctgaggcaggagaatggcgtgaacccaggaggtggagcttgcagtgagccgagactgtaccactgcactccacctgggtgacagagcaagactccgtttcaaaaaaaaaaaaaagaaattcgctgggtgtggtggtgcatgcttataatcccagctacttgggaggctgaggcaggaggatcacttgaacctgagaggtggaggttgcagtgatccaagattgcaccactgcactccagtctgggcaacacagcaaaactccatctcaaaaaaaaaaaaggaatgcaaaaGGTAGAAGTGACTCACAGGATGTGCTCCTGCAAGATACTTATCAACAGGATTCTCCTGAGAAACACAGGACTCATTCCCAGGTGTGGAGAGGCCAGCCTGGCTTCTGCCACAGAGAAGTGGCACCCATGGCTGTAATGACAGGAAGGAGTGGTGTAAGAGACAGGAACCAGCTCCTGGCCTCTTTCACAGGAACCAGAGGTCAGCCAGGTTCCCCTTCCAGCCCCTACTTCTGGAACACGGTCATTCCAGATGAGAGGAGCACTCACCACAGGTCTCCTCGTGAGCAATGGATCGGGGATCTCAGGtgaaagggaggctgggaagaTCCCAGTGTGTGAGGGTGGAGAAGGCAATAAACATCAGAGAGGAATGGAGGGCATACCTCCAGCCATTCCCAAGCCGTGCAAGCTGGACGACTCCATCCCATGCAGATGAGAGGAAACTGGTTGGGGCAGGTGGGGCAGAGCTGGCTGTGAGGCAGCACCTCCTCCCCCAACTCACACATCACTGAGGAACCCCTGAAGGTCCTGCAGGCCCCAGCTCCAGCGGCACAGCACCTTCAGGGGCTCAGCCtgacttctttccttcccttcattCTGGAGCCTGGCTGGCCAGGAAGGGTCTCTTCTCTCCCACTGCCTCCCTATGAACCAGGTGGACAAAAGAACTTGGAAGACTCTGGCAATGCCCCAGGGCCCAAGTCCAGGGCTGGCTCCTGGCAGCAAGGCCACCTGATAAAGAAGCAGGGCCTGGCTTAAAGGACTTCCAGCTATGGGGGTACGGAAGAGGCTTGAGACCATGTCCGGGCCCCACCATTTTTGCTGGTGGGATGGGAGCAGCCTCTAAGCCACCTCCCAGGTGGCTCCTGAGGTCTGCTCCTGAGGTCACCTGCTCCTGAGGTCTTGTGGACTTAAAACTTCAggagttggccaggtgtggtggctcatgcctataatcctagcactttgggaggccaaggcaggcggatcacgaggtcaggagctcgagaccagcctggccaacatggtgaaaccctatctctactaaaaatacaaaaattagctgggcctggtggcaggagcttgtaatcccagctactcaggaggctgaggcaggaaaactgcttgaacccgggaggcagaggttgcagtgggccgagatcgtgccactgcactccagcctgagcaacagagcgagactccagcttaaataaataaataaataaataaataacctgcaGGAGCCCAGGAACAGCCTTTCAGGGATATTTCTCTGTGTGAGAGAACAGCAGCAGGCTGAAGCAGGCCTTCTGGGTTCTGGACTTTGGCCCTGGTATAGGACACCCCCTTCCTGGGCCCTGGGAAGATGCTTCTAGACCCACCCAAAGAGAACTGCAAGGCCACATGCTCTAGCTCTAGCTGCCCCATCTACAAAAGGAACACCTTGCCCCCTGGTCTCCTCCCTTCCCGATGCTGGCATCTTAAGAGTAattgctggccgggcatggtggttcatgcctgtaatccctggacTTTGccccaaggcgggcagatcacttaaggtcaggagttgaagaccagcctggccaacgtggtgaaaccccatctctactaaaaatacaaaaaagccgggcatggtgacagacacctgtaatcccagctactctgggggctgaggcaggagaatctcttgaacctcagaggcagaggttgcagtgagccaagatcctgccactgcactccagcctgggcgacagcacaagactccacctcaaaaaaaaagaaaaaaaaaagaataatcacaAAATCATTTGGGAACTGCTCTGAATCTGCTACAAGTGATGTATGTACCTTGTCTGTGGGAGACATGGGTTTTGTTGTACCTAATGAAGCCCTGAACCGAGACTGCAGGCCTGTGTACAGACTTGGAAAGCCATGTGACAGAGAAAATGGCCCTTCGTCCTGCCTAGTACAGGACTCCAAAGCTACCATGCTTGTTCTCCAGGAGGCCGTTGGGAAATGTACGCCCTGGCACCCAGGGCATTGGGCTCTAGAGAGGAGTTAGACTGGTGGGTCATACAGAGTCTGCTCCAGGACTTCATCAATCCCTCAGGCAGGGAGGGCACAAAGAGCTCTCTTCAGCTATTGCCTCATGGGGACCAACCAGCAGAGACAACCAGGGATCCCCCAGGAACAGACAGGGCCGGTGCATACGGAGGGTGCTGCCTTTGCCGGCATCCTTATTTGAGAAAACTGGGATTAAGGGAACAGGAGGGACTGGTCAGGGAAAGTAAGTCCCCAAGACCAGCGTCCTAGCCCAGCTTGGTGAGTCACCAGCTCTAGCTGGGCCTCGGTAAGCCAGTGTCTTCCACAGCACCTAACTGGTACCTAACTGCTACTGCCTCAGTATCCACCTGCCCATGCCCGAGCCCTGGGAGATGGTTCCTGCCTGCAGGGTCCCGCAGGTGCTCTCTGGCACATGGTAGGGGTGATGCCAGGTACCTGTGGCCTGGCCTCCCAGTGCTCCCAGCCTAGGTGGGGCTGAGTTTTGCAGAGGCACCAAAGGGTCTTTGTcaacattccttttttctttttcttgtttttggttaTCCCAAGGCTCTGTCATCTGTCTCTGTCTGCATTCTATCTGGAGAGCGTGGTTGGCTGGAGCAGCTCCCGCT is a window encoding:
- the LOC100439294 gene encoding F-box/LRR-repeat protein 20 isoform X1 — encoded protein: MAESLPLEMLTYILSFLPLSDQKEASLVSWAWYRAAQNALRESLGLKGICCIRLTNLDGSPASHQMLQSVAYHLGPHLQSLSLGGGSPTEASFVALILGCPALCVLDLSGCNSLFTSGTLLAQPEMAQSVRQALSGLRELNLAGLRDLADLSFNRLSSCAPSLERLSLAYCHLTFELGPARGSIGPQDSSPSQFSFCNLLRFVQERAGRLRALDLSGTGLPPEALRALGQVAGLQLQELSLHSCRDLSTEAVATLCFQQPGLTSLDLSGCSELTDGALLAVSRGLRHLRRLSLGKLQRLTDAGCTALGGLQELQSLDMAECCLVRGRELAQALSSVHGAPSQLASLSLAHCSSLKDASVLSMIPALGLSLRVLDLSSCVALTNRTLQAICTYLTHLSVLRLAWCRELCDWGLLGLGEPVQGNQSRPELEHQASGTKDPCPEPQGPSLLMLRALQELDLTACSKLTDASLAKVLQFPQLRQLSLSLLPELTDNGLVVVARGCPSLEHLALSHCSRLSDKGWAQAASSWPRLQHLNLSSCSQLTEQTLDAIGQACRQLRVLDVAMCPGINMAAVRRFQAQLPQVSCVQSRFVGGADLTLTL
- the LOC100439294 gene encoding F-box/LRR-repeat protein 20 isoform X2, with the protein product MLTYILSFLPLSDQKEASLVSWAWYRAAQNALRESLGLKGICCIRLTNLDGSPASHQMLQSVAYHLGPHLQSLSLGGGSPTEASFVALILGCPALCVLDLSGCNSLFTSGTLLAQPEMAQSVRQALSGLRELNLAGLRDLADLSFNRLSSCAPSLERLSLAYCHLTFELGPARGSIGPQDSSPSQFSFCNLLRFVQERAGRLRALDLSGTGLPPEALRALGQVAGLQLQELSLHSCRDLSTEAVATLCFQQPGLTSLDLSGCSELTDGALLAVSRGLRHLRRLSLGKLQRLTDAGCTALGGLQELQSLDMAECCLVRGRELAQALSSVHGAPSQLASLSLAHCSSLKDASVLSMIPALGLSLRVLDLSSCVALTNRTLQAICTYLTHLSVLRLAWCRELCDWGLLGLGEPVQGNQSRPELEHQASGTKDPCPEPQGPSLLMLRALQELDLTACSKLTDASLAKVLQFPQLRQLSLSLLPELTDNGLVVVARGCPSLEHLALSHCSRLSDKGWAQAASSWPRLQHLNLSSCSQLTEQTLDAIGQACRQLRVLDVAMCPGINMAAVRRFQAQLPQVSCVQSRFVGGADLTLTL
- the LOC100439294 gene encoding F-box/LRR-repeat protein 2 isoform X3, which codes for MLQSVAYHLGPHLQSLSLGGGSPTEASFVALILGCPALCVLDLSGCNSLFTSGTLLAQPEMAQSVRQALSGLRELNLAGLRDLADLSFNRLSSCAPSLERLSLAYCHLTFELGPARGSIGPQDSSPSQFSFCNLLRFVQERAGRLRALDLSGTGLPPEALRALGQVAGLQLQELSLHSCRDLSTEAVATLCFQQPGLTSLDLSGCSELTDGALLAVSRGLRHLRRLSLGKLQRLTDAGCTALGGLQELQSLDMAECCLVRGRELAQALSSVHGAPSQLASLSLAHCSSLKDASVLSMIPALGLSLRVLDLSSCVALTNRTLQAICTYLTHLSVLRLAWCRELCDWGLLGLGEPVQGNQSRPELEHQASGTKDPCPEPQGPSLLMLRALQELDLTACSKLTDASLAKVLQFPQLRQLSLSLLPELTDNGLVVVARGCPSLEHLALSHCSRLSDKGWAQAASSWPRLQHLNLSSCSQLTEQTLDAIGQACRQLRVLDVAMCPGINMAAVRRFQAQLPQVSCVQSRFVGGADLTLTL
- the LOC100439294 gene encoding F-box/LRR-repeat protein 2 isoform X4; the protein is MAESLPLEMLTYILSFLPLSDQKEASLVSWAWYRAAQNALRESLGLKGICCIRLTNLDGSPASHQMLQSVAYHLGPHLQSLSLGGGSPTEASFVALILGCPALCVLDLSGCNSLFTSGTLLAQPEMAQSVRQALSGLRELNLAGLRDLADLSFNRLSSCAPSLERLSLAYCHLTFELGPARGSIGPQDSSPSQFSFCNLLRFVQERAGRLRALDLSGTGLPPEALRALGQVAGLQLQELSLHSCRDLSTEAVATLCFQQPGLTSLDLSGCSELTDGALLAVSRGLRHLRRLSLGKLQRLTDAGCTALGGLQELQSLDMAECCLVRGRELAQALSSVHGAPSQLASLSLAHCSSLKSRPELEHQASGTKDPCPEPQGPSLLMLRALQELDLTACSKLTDASLAKVLQFPQLRQLSLSLLPELTDNGLVVVARGCPSLEHLALSHCSRLSDKGWAQAASSWPRLQHLNLSSCSQLTEQTLDAIGQACRQLRVLDVAMCPGINMAAVRRFQAQLPQVSCVQSRFVGGADLTLTL